One part of the Sphingobacterium sp. LZ7M1 genome encodes these proteins:
- a CDS encoding LysE family translocator produces the protein MFGILNFELFLLATIVFIITPGMDTIFVLNKSISQGRSAGIYSAIGVNAGILVHTMFAALGLSVLIAQSAIAFSIIKYLGAAYLIYLGIKSILSKEKAFNLEEITTESESGWKNFKSGLITNVLNPKVALFFLSFFPQFVQKDAVGSSIPFIVLGFTYAALGLLYYCILALSMNLFSSKIKGNNKIKGFMDKFSGMVFILMGIKVAFSKLK, from the coding sequence ATGTTTGGCATCTTAAATTTTGAGCTCTTTTTGCTTGCGACCATAGTTTTTATTATCACACCGGGAATGGATACCATTTTTGTGCTGAATAAATCCATTAGTCAGGGGAGGTCTGCAGGTATATATTCTGCGATCGGGGTCAATGCAGGCATATTAGTGCATACCATGTTTGCAGCTTTGGGTCTTTCGGTGTTGATTGCCCAGTCAGCAATAGCTTTTTCCATCATAAAATATTTAGGAGCAGCCTATTTAATCTATTTAGGGATCAAATCCATTCTTTCTAAGGAAAAGGCCTTTAACCTGGAAGAGATCACGACTGAGTCAGAAAGTGGCTGGAAAAACTTTAAATCTGGATTGATTACCAACGTTTTGAATCCTAAAGTGGCTTTGTTTTTTCTTTCCTTTTTCCCTCAGTTTGTCCAGAAAGACGCTGTAGGTTCTTCAATTCCCTTTATCGTATTAGGTTTTACCTATGCGGCCTTAGGATTGCTGTATTATTGCATATTGGCGCTTTCCATGAACCTTTTTTCAAGCAAGATCAAGGGCAACAATAAAATCAAGGGATTTATGGATAAATTTTCAGGTATGGTATTTATTTTGATGGGAATTAAGGTAGCATTTTCTAAACTAAAATAA
- a CDS encoding DUF2711 family protein has protein sequence MRELPKMDRNTIGPFADVSLLDFYSGVFNCVFVSLNPFLQLLDSSTLKLSNFWEIDDRTSIDIKQRILLHTKPIRWEEILMISGFQGINQIDIALRTSIGGLVKLKQDWVLEEILDNAMENNQILAPTEGRIPENQINSILKAIKKQGYEWICLGAEFGDAMELVWIDDLIQDQIDYATHQNLYTYDRKILISCHWDSFQIYICSNPATVKSIVKDALLEGFYANEKTEVYWSVKAD, from the coding sequence TTGAGAGAGTTACCAAAAATGGATAGGAATACCATTGGCCCTTTTGCTGATGTCTCACTGTTAGATTTCTACAGCGGTGTCTTCAACTGTGTATTTGTTTCCTTAAATCCTTTCCTACAACTGCTGGACTCTTCCACTTTGAAACTTTCTAATTTCTGGGAAATAGACGATAGAACTTCAATTGATATTAAACAAAGGATCCTTCTCCATACTAAACCCATCCGATGGGAAGAGATATTAATGATTTCAGGATTTCAGGGGATTAACCAAATAGATATCGCATTGAGGACTTCTATCGGTGGATTGGTCAAGCTGAAACAAGATTGGGTCCTTGAGGAAATATTAGATAACGCTATGGAGAATAACCAAATCCTAGCACCAACTGAAGGCCGCATTCCTGAAAACCAAATCAACTCTATTCTAAAAGCGATTAAAAAACAGGGATATGAATGGATATGTTTAGGCGCTGAATTTGGTGATGCCATGGAATTGGTCTGGATTGATGACCTGATCCAGGATCAAATAGATTATGCTACACACCAAAATCTATATACTTATGATCGCAAGATATTGATCAGCTGCCATTGGGATAGCTTCCAAATCTATATCTGTTCTAATCCAGCGACCGTGAAAAGTATCGTGAAGGATGCTTTATTGGAAGGTTTTTACGCCAATGAGAAAACAGAAGTTTATTGGAGTGTAAAAGCTGATTGA
- a CDS encoding SulP family inorganic anion transporter gives MKLQAINLISKEKINLKNEILAGLTVSMTMIPESLSFAILAGLSPLTGLYAAFLMGIVTAFLGGRPGMVSGGAGATIVVLIALASSHGVEYLFAAVALAGLMQILVGAFKLGKFVRLIPQPVMYGFLNGLAIIIFMAQLKQFKTFNNGIETWMTGSPLLIMAGLTLLTVLIVLIFPKITKAVPASLVAIIVTFALVYFFDIHTKKVIDIASVSGAFPSFHIPNVPFSIETLKIIFPYASVMAAVGLIESLLTLNMVDEITNTKGSSNQEAVAQGTANMVNGFFAGMGGCAMVAQTLVNINAGARTKISAIVGALGILFVILVGGKVIEQIPMAALVGVMMMVAISTFQWGFLRLLTKMPKSDVLVGILVAAITVILHNLALAVFVGVIISALVFSWDNAKRIRARKSIAENGEKVYEIYGPLFFGSTSNFMDKFDMIEDPEHIIIDFQESRVVDMSAIETLKKLIQKYQDLNKKVTLRHLSPDCVRLLDNAKGFIEVDIEEDPTYKVMPKG, from the coding sequence ATGAAGCTTCAAGCCATCAATCTTATTTCCAAGGAAAAGATCAATTTAAAGAATGAAATTCTCGCTGGATTAACGGTTTCTATGACCATGATCCCAGAGTCGCTTTCATTCGCCATACTGGCGGGACTTAGCCCACTCACTGGTCTATATGCAGCATTCTTGATGGGTATTGTAACTGCTTTTTTAGGAGGTAGACCTGGAATGGTATCCGGTGGCGCCGGTGCTACAATTGTTGTCCTGATTGCATTGGCATCCTCACATGGGGTCGAATACCTATTTGCTGCTGTGGCCCTTGCTGGCCTTATGCAGATCCTAGTTGGCGCTTTTAAATTAGGGAAATTTGTTCGTCTGATTCCACAGCCTGTTATGTACGGATTCTTAAATGGTCTGGCCATTATTATCTTTATGGCCCAATTAAAACAGTTTAAAACGTTCAACAATGGCATAGAAACCTGGATGACAGGCTCTCCCCTCTTAATAATGGCTGGTTTGACTTTGCTGACCGTATTGATCGTGTTGATCTTTCCAAAAATTACCAAAGCTGTTCCGGCATCCTTGGTTGCTATCATCGTCACCTTTGCCCTGGTTTACTTCTTTGATATCCATACGAAGAAAGTTATTGATATAGCATCGGTGAGTGGTGCTTTTCCCTCTTTCCACATACCCAATGTCCCTTTTTCCATCGAAACCTTGAAAATCATCTTTCCTTATGCTTCGGTTATGGCTGCAGTTGGATTGATTGAATCCTTGTTGACCTTAAATATGGTTGATGAAATCACAAATACTAAGGGGAGTTCAAATCAGGAAGCCGTAGCGCAAGGTACTGCGAATATGGTCAACGGATTTTTTGCAGGTATGGGAGGTTGTGCCATGGTGGCTCAGACCTTGGTGAATATCAATGCTGGTGCGCGGACCAAGATTTCAGCCATTGTTGGTGCATTGGGGATCTTGTTTGTGATCTTGGTGGGTGGAAAGGTAATTGAACAGATTCCTATGGCTGCTTTGGTCGGGGTCATGATGATGGTGGCAATTTCTACTTTTCAATGGGGCTTTTTACGACTCTTGACCAAAATGCCAAAATCTGATGTGCTGGTTGGTATCCTGGTCGCAGCCATTACGGTCATCTTGCATAACCTGGCTTTAGCGGTATTTGTAGGTGTAATCATATCAGCATTGGTGTTTTCTTGGGATAATGCCAAAAGGATTCGCGCCAGGAAATCCATAGCAGAAAATGGCGAAAAGGTATATGAAATATACGGACCTCTGTTCTTTGGTTCCACAAGTAATTTCATGGATAAATTTGATATGATTGAGGATCCCGAACATATCATCATAGATTTTCAAGAATCGAGGGTAGTTGATATGTCCGCCATAGAAACCTTGAAAAAGCTGATCCAAAAATATCAGGATTTAAATAAGAAAGTTACCTTAAGACATCTCAGTCCAGATTGTGTCCGATTATTGGATAACGCCAAAGGATTTATAGAAGTCGATATCGAAGAAGATCCAACTTATAAGGTTATGCCTAAAGGTTAA